Sequence from the Trachemys scripta elegans isolate TJP31775 chromosome 5, CAS_Tse_1.0, whole genome shotgun sequence genome:
TGGTTGAGAAAGATTGGACTGGCATCATTCCAGGCAGCGTATAGAGATTTCCCAATGTTTTTGAGCAGTCCTAAGAATTTGCACCACCACTGTGTTTTGATCTCTGGGTTTCCTGAGAAAGCTTTAATCATACAGAATGGAATTATATAATGGGAATGCTTGGCTAATTTAGGTTTGGCGCCAGCTCCATTACATTAATTATGGCTATTTGTGCAAGACCAAATTCTTCTATAGTTACTGATGGagttcttctttctttctttctttctttctttctctctccttttggcCATAAAAGAGAGGGACGACTAGCATTGGCCTAGCCCAGCTTTgctttgaggcctggtctacactgggggggatcgacctacgatacgcaacttcagctacgagaatagcatggctgaagtcgacgtagcttagttTGAATTccctcgcgtcctcacggcgcggggtcgattgccgctgctcccccatcgactttgcttccacctctcgccgtggtggagtacaggaatcaatgggagagcgatcagggatcaatttatcgcgtctacactacacgcgataaatcgatccccgatagatcgatttgTAAATTTCGCCAAAACGTCACCACAACACCCCTGCTAGTCCAGACCTGGCCCTTTCTTTGAGCAGCAACAGGATGCTGTGCCCAATCCTCCGCTTGTTTTGTGATTTGCGGGGACTCGAATAAATTTACCAAACATTCCAGGAGTTTAACACAAGTTTCCCTGTGTGTAATGCCCTAACTCATTACTCTACAAGTTGCCACTCTTAAAGGAACCCCCTAGAGGAGCACATTTTCATCCTATTTGTTCAGAATTGCCATAGTCTCTGTAAGAAGCTGGCAGGAAGGGTATTGCAATTGGACTGAGGAAGATAAGAGTAtcgaaaaaaatacattttgatttcacTTGTTCCTTGACAAAATATTTGAGTTAGGTTAATGGGATAGTCAAGAAGTTTTTATATCAATCTGTCTGATGGGCATAGCGAATGGACAGCTGTCTACAATAATTTCGATCTCAGTGATAGTGGGTGTATAGGTGTTGGCAGAATTAATACATTGAGTAGCTGAGTACAGGACAGAGGTCACAATGGGTAAATGGGTTTCATACAGTGTGTCCATTTCCATTATGGtctttttctaattttgtttgCAAAGCTTTTCTTCTGCCTCtctcactaaaaaaaaatcaggcttcaGGTTGATCGGAATGTGAAGGAAATGTCTCCACCAAATTATGTCTGCCCATGGGAATCATATTTGAAAGAGTTCTTAGTAAATATTATCTCTGAGAAGAACTCATGTGTATAGGGCGTGAGGGGAAGAGCcgttctctttttttctctctgagcAAGCTCTGACCATCAAAAGCTGATCGCCTGAATCCCATGAGGCTGTGATGGATTTAGGATAAAGTCTCCAGACCTAGGGCCCTGCAGGCCTGGGATTCTGTAAGGTGTAAACTGATGGAGAGAAAGTTGAAGACACACATGAAGGAAGTTGTGTTCCCGTAGACCTCAAGAGTGGTGACGGTGAGCCTGCGCTTGACGGCTCGGAGTTAAAAGGCCAAGCTTCCTAGGAGGAGGAGTGGAGTTAGTGATCATCAGCCTGACAGAAAACACCTTCAGAAGAGCATTTTGATAGAACTGAGGGCTGATATGGCTACAGAAATGGGCAAGGAGGATCTCCAGGGCCACCCTTGCTCCACCGCCTGTCTCCATGGAACCCCTCTGCACTTAGCCTGGCTCTCTGGGCTTGGGAAGAGGGGTGCAGCTGATGAAGGGGAACTGCTAGAGAATTGCCAGGAGGGCGGTGCATGAGTCAAAGCTGTTTCGTAGGAAACGTTTAGCCTCAGCTCGGAAGCCCATTGCAAGCACTTCCATCAGCACAGAAAGAGGCAGCCACAGATTAAGCTGAGATGGGTGTACAAATGGTGAAGAGCTGGGCAACGGCTGGAGGCGATGCCTGTGGAAACCATGATAAGAACGAGGGAAGTTTGTTTCTTGGAGTAATTTACTGGGGCGTGCCCCAGGAACCCAAGAGAGCTCggtggactaaaaaaaaaaagtccatccATCTGCTGAGCTGATAGACATGTGGCTACTGGCTCTTCGTTTGCTCAATGCCATCAAGGAGAGGAAAAATACAGGGGATGAAAATGTGAGGCTGACTGTGAAAGTGAGACAATGTAGTGGAAGATATGTACGCACaaatgcaagtgtgtgtgtgtatgtaccgTTAATGTACAGTTCATGAAATAAACCACCACATTAAACTACTTTTACTTTCAATACTCTTACTTTTCTCTGTTTGTTACCTTTTTTCTGTCCTCTGCTCTTTACTCAGAAAACTGAGACACTCGTTTTTTGTACTGATTTTTCACCCATTTCTTCAGTTTTGTAATAAACgctgataaattcccaggaaatctGAAAACCAAATCAAAACTGAAAACAGGGGCACTGACCCTAGCCCACCCTTACAAGCCAGTCACCCTAGGAGAAGGATATTGTTAAGTGACACTATGTAAGGAGGAGAGTTCCATCCTTGTAATGGTGGGATTACCTCATGTGGTACCCCAAGGCTGGGGTACGGAGTTTGACAGAGATGGGGAAGTCATCCACTACTCTGATCTACCTGGCTAAACAGGTCAATTTTTCCCTGGGCAATAGGGTTTAATCAAAGATACTAATTTCATCTAAAAGTTTATGACTAACAAGCTCTTGCTTGGTTTGCATGTATGTTGTATGCCGAGTTACTTATAGCCTCTTGGCAGAATGAGAAAATATTGTCAGCAGTCATGTCTCTTGATCTGGCGTTAAGGTCACATCAGGGGCTTCATATACTGTTACAGTGAGTTCTAATTATTCCATTTAGAAGTAGAGGTGTAGTCAAATCtgcatcctgtgtgtgtgtggggggggcactaTTTCTTTGTAGCTCCCACCTGCTGGGACTGCAATGCCCTTGTGGTCAGTTGTGGTCAGTAGTAATAAAACAGGAAAAGTGAGCCAAGCGTGTGCAGTAACCAGGAGGCGGAGACGAAGGTAGCAGATATTATCCTGCGTGATTAGCCTCTTCTAAATTAGGTGGGCTTGGACGGGTCACAGTGTGGGCCACAGACACCTCACCTGCCATTGCAGATTGAGCGGcccacctcccttcccattcACAGTCAAAACTACaccaattgcttacatggaaaaataaCAGCAGGAAAATATGTCGGCTGAGATTAAtgggaattaattaattaatgggaATCAGCATCCAAATCCCTTTGGCAGCTGTGAAAATCCCAGCCCTGTTGCATGTTTAGTTGCCTTTAATGAAGTTTAGAAGCCGGAAACGAGGAGAAAGACCCATCACTGTGTCCTCCTTGAACTCTCAATGGGCCACCCCACCAGCAAGGGTCCTGTAGAACACAGCTTCAGAAACACTGGCCTAAATAACTTGATACCTTCTGGTACACTGCGTCAACCCCTTGAGTGTAGCACGGAACTGCTGCATGTCCCATTCGTGCCCCTTCTCCTGCTTGCCACTAGCAATCAGCCTgtaggtatcaaagttcctatggctggagcggagctgagACTGCaccgcctcctctccccatagacTCAGCAGATCCGACAGCTCCGGTGTACTCCAGGCGGGAGAGTGGCTGCTGTGGAAAACCAGCAAtcgtcagctgggaagatgctatGTTAACtgtccatgctgagcaaacaggaagaggaatttcaaaaattcccgggCCTTTAAACCGGGGAGGGGTGCATACCTGTGTACCTTCAGGGCAGCCacgttcaaactgctgaccagagtggtcaggacgggcattgtgggatacctcctggaggccaattagggTGACATAACTAAGTGccgtgtctacactgatgctgtGTCGCTCTAACTATGTCGCCAAAAGCTCTATGCCACTCATTGAGGGGGTTTTATGATGTCGGCGTAGCAGGGGCGTTACATCAGCAGGAGGAGTATTTCAGCATGTACACCTCCACTGTCTTGTCGACGAAAGCGGACACTTGTCGACAAaaccgtgtagtgtagacaaggctcgtTTGCCACTTCTTCATTGGAAAGTGGACGTGCACCAGCCTTTGTACCCCGAGCTGAGATTTCCCCCAAGCACgtcagacaaactcactggtgaggataaaacattaaaataagtttattaactacagaaagatagattttaaatgattataagtggcAGGCGTAAAGGTCACAGATagttattttacaaaataaaaattgaaacctacattctaaatcctaaacttttagtcTAAACAAGTGTTGAATCAAACAACTTTTCTCAtcctgacagatggtacaagcaggttacagtcCCCAATacacagcctgcaccccctttccagcctgggcccactcttccccagttcaaagtctttgttctccagatgttcctccaggtgttgagatgggggcgggggagggaaggggaagaggtgaagtgatgatgtcactgtctctctgtcatactttcttccagcttgctggaaagatctttccTGTGATGTGGGTTAGTGTGCCCCATGACGTGTGTGCTTTCACTGAGAAGTCTCTGGGAGAGTGGATTGGGTGTTAATGAGCCATTGATGCTGTCTGGCTATTGATAGCTACTCCTTGgttgtaactgaaaggctggttgtgggtgtttccaacctcacaacatatttaatatttcagtaacacatctagcaatacttcataacttcacatacatgGAGAGCACCTACAacccaacaggatattaatattcaacagatcaagacttttaaaatgatacctcacaaaacATGTAATTATCAGACAGTGGTGAACATGGGATTTCCAGGGTGCTAATTTGAGGCACAGAGCGTAACAAGCTCCTTTTATGTAAGCCCGCTGGGCCTTGATTGGCTGCTCCGTACAGcctctctctgattggctgctcgcTGCATAGCCGCCgtaggctgcttttaaccccttcctttccAGCATGGGGTGAATACCACTGTATTAAtcacaagaacaattttttttctaatattttactgAATTTTCTTTGCACAGTGTGAATAAATCCAAACATGATCATGAGGTTATTGGTTGGGTTAATGAtttgataaataataatatactaGCTCTTCTAGAGAGCACTTTTCAGCTATAGATCTCAAATgttttacaaaagaggtcagtagaattatctccattttatagatggggaaactgagggccAGAGAGGTGaaacgacttgcccaaggtcacctagctagtcagtggcagagctaggaataaaagACAccagacctcctgagtcccagtgctgTGATCTAGCCACTAGGACACACTGCCTCCTCAGTCTGCCCTGCCTCATTATTGCCCTTCAGcatgaataataataaagccAATAAAATGGATCCCTTTCCACAGTCTGTTACCATTTATAATAGTACTCCTGGGTCACTGTAAAAATGCATGGCAGTAACATCATGACATGCTATGGGAAACATTAAACCAAAGCGTGCTGCATTCTCAGCTGCTGGAAATCAACATATTTATTGATTTCATCCATTTCTTTTTAACTAAACTTCAATAAAAGAGCAACTGCTCCAGGTTTAATGGAGTGGCGGTCTGGCATTCTTTGCACCATCTCAACTTTTTTAAATTCAACTGTATCTAGACCCAGGGTCCACATGTCTTCAAATTCATATACTTTCCCTCTACAGCAATAAGTTGTTCTTTCTTTGACTGCTAACTCAGCCAGGTTCAAATACCACGGCTCTATTCTGGGCATAAACGGATGCTTCCATTGTTGTAAAATCCTGGGCTTGGTGATCATTGCAGCCCTCTAGAACCAGTCTTTGTTAATAAACAGACCCACCCATTACTGCCATTCAAGTCAAATAACCTAGCGACAAGCCCCGGCCCTGCTCAGTGGAGCgataccagtttacaccagcagaggctcTGGGACCAAATGCCCATACATGCCACTATAGTGACAAGTATCAAGGAAAGTGTACACACAAGCCAATTCAGTCTCACCTGAAGGCCAGCACCAGACTCCATGCACCACTTACACCCTCCTGTATACGTGATGTATATATGGTCCAATTTGTGCTGGTGAACTGTGTTGGCACCAGGGGGCTACTGCCCCTGAGTGGATCTTTAATGGCTTCCAGTGGAGCAGATTACTGTCATACCCGTGAAAAAGGTCCACAGTAATTATTTTGCATACACTGCACTTTATTTGAGAAGGAATCACACCAGCGGTAAAAGCCTCACACAgttcctgcttggcaaacagTCATCCATAGAATTGGTAACCACCACCTCTTCTTCCCTCCAGGTCTGGTCTCCTCAGCCCTCTGGTCTGTCTCGGATTCCCTCGAGGTAAGGCCTTGGCTGCCTGGAGACCCCTCTGGTCACAGTCCTACTTGAGCCCATGGAGTAGAGTTGTGGCTACTCTGTCTAGTAGCGTTGCTTCTTTAAGCGTTAATTAAAGAATTCCCCCCAACAGGAATTTaatttgcttgatttttatactttttcctcaaaagtgtcagatgtcttaaaagcatGCCCAGTGGGCGTGTGGCTACTAATTTTTACCTGGTTAGTACTTTCGGAGGAGACTGCAGAGTGGTGCCAACTGAACATTACCCCACATTCTCTCCCTTATCAATCATTCACTTCAGCCCCCTGTGTGATGTCCTTCAACAGGGTTCAGCCCATGCGCCGCTCAGGATGTTCTACACGTGTTGTTTACTTTCAAGTGGGCATATTTGCGGACCCAAAGATCAGTATTGATCATACATGCAGCATGgagccagtcagcttcacctctgGCATCTGCCTGATGCTAAGAGAAGGattctgctcccagaatcctctttcGCAGTTCAGTCATGTCAAGCCATGTTCTCACCATTCATTCAGTACGGCCACACCAATTCGGCACCATCCCACCAAATCGCACTCTCAGTCTGTTAAGGATTTCAAGCTACCTGAAACTACTAGTTACTAATGTAAAATTCTGGCAAATTTTGGCCTAAACAGTTTGCAAAAGTGTCACTAGTATTCACTATTAATTATGCATTAACATTATTTTTGCTCTGCTAACTCCAGTTGTGTCCTGTGCCTGTACTGAGctttgagaaaaagaaaaacccagttTGCTAGCAcccctctgttttttgttttttactcctGCCTTGTTCCAGAGAAGAATGGAAGTTTGGCGGTGAGATCCAGTCATGGTATTGGTAGGCAGTACAGTGCAGTCATTGTCACCCCTGCTTTGAGTCCACCTGCCAGAGGAACACATGGGCAGCAACGCCAACGTACAATGGGACTGAGTTTGTTCCCCGTAAGATTTTGTTCCCCGTAAGATTTTGCTCCCACAAAGACGTCATTGGGTTTAGGAAGCTACAGCTGAGGTTGATGAAGACTGATGGGCCATCTGCTGCATCACACAGCAGAGGGGAACAGAGGAAAGCAACATGCACAGCCATTTTGAGTGATCAGTGGGTCCCTGTCAacactgattccccactctgtcactcacAGTACAGAAGTGGGgacccgcaaggattttaaaaattaatactggccactccaggcttgtattaaattcccaaggttacagcttttctctgaccttggcttggtaaatgctgccaccacccaaatgcaaaaaatccTCTTTAGACCCAAGAAGGAAcatttgggaattcctccctgtggggtacgcTCAAGCCccttcagctccccaccccccttcggGGAAGAgcggagaaagaaaacaaaggaaattagctgtggctaccagctaatcaaacatgcacaaaccttttaggacaccaaaaatccaatcctgttcttaaaagaggtaaattttattaaaaaaaaaaaaaaaaaggaaaaaattacatctggaattttttgctagattttaaaagagcaattccaaaaatcaagcacccaaactagctttcttgggggggttcagcttaaaggttacaagcaaacaaaagcatcaggggttagcacagaggagatccacaagccaaaataaacctgattgtgtccaactaaacattccctacccaaataatttcttctagggATGGAAGATGAAtgttcatacctggttcaagccttacacagcattcctgctccatccctgcagcccagagaccaAAGGGAAAGTTTATTTCCctgttttaaaaagttctactttcccattggctcttttggtcaggtgcccacttttttttttttttttaaacttgtgggCTTGTGAATCCTtcacaggtaaagcaagcagagaacagaccaagagggattttacagctaactagttggctgggtgtccatcaaaagGAGCTACTTCCCGCCTCCCCCCATGTATGACAGACCCAGTAGCAACATATGCTTCAGTTTCTTCTCACCCATGGCCATTCAGCCACCAGCTGTGCCTTATCTGTtctggtgtgggcaggggggagtggggagacatGTCTGGTCACAGGAAGAGAAAAGCCAGTGGTAGCCTCCATATGTGGGATGTAcacaggagggggagagagagacagactggaCACATACAGGGACAAATTGCCTGGCTACAGCCACCTCTCCACACCTTTAACCTGTGTGGGTCAGACTTTCTAATGCTCAACTGGAAGTTCTGGCTATGCCTGCTAACCCTTTCCAGTGTGGACAAGGCTATCCAGCAGCAGGTATGAGGCTAACAGAACAGTTGCCTATCGGTCCCAAAATGCAAATGGAGTTGTTGTAAGAGATCATACCTGAGTCAGGGAACGTGTGATTTAAATATTCCGAATAAGAAGACAGTCCTCACGGTGTATATAAATGATTGTAAATTAACCAATCTCCCCTAATTAAGGGGCAGCAAGTAGCCTGCCTAGAAAAGTAAGAGAACATCTTACACCTCCTTACTTTTCCACATGGGTGTCAAAATTGTGCCAATAACAAGACCTTGACCGAAAGCTGAATATTAGACCTCAGTTTAGTTTTCGTGAAAACCCCCCTGCATAGGTATGAAACATAACATGATACAAATATATGACAATacaccctcccgcccccaaactaCAAACTAGCAATCAACATCTGTCTGATTAGAGGAGCAACATTTCCCAGGGCCAGAGGTACTTTCCATGTGTTCATGTCTGATTATCTGAAACTGGATCAGGTAAACTGCCTGCTATTGTTACAACAGTATACAACAGGAGATACACCATATTCATTCAACCCAATTTAGAAGATTTAATTTTAAGATGCAGAAGTACATTCATTATGTTCACATGAACAAATACAAAattgtgttgtggtttttttttttaaacaaagtatttTGGTAGACCAGCTATTACTGGCAAAAAGCTTACATTTcttacaaaaatatatatctatatataatccTACAGAGGtaggatttttttctctccacatTGCATAGTATTAAATattcaacaataaaataaaaaaataaaaataaaaacattaaaaataaaaagcaaatatttatattaaaaatgtccatttttgacCTGTATATTGATTCTGATCAATACAAATTTAAATGGTTTTGTTTAGaacatataaatattaataaaataaggtTAATATTAAATAGCTGCGAGCTGACAAATTcttggtctgtgtgtgtgtgtgtgtgtgtgtgtgtgtgtgtgtgtttctctccccCTTCACTGGGGAAGCAGCGCTGGGTTCTTCTCATGGACATCAACCTCCTTGTATTCTTGGTTGTTGGCTTGCCTCTCCTTCTTGTTTTGGTACCTGGAAATATGAAGATCAGAGAGGTTGTTAAACCATTGCCTCCAGAGAAAAAGCAATAAAACACATAACTGTGCCTGAAAGAAAAGGCTACTTAACAGCTCTAGGACTTATTCCACTTCTCCATAGAAGCTTCCATCCTACAAGGTTGTTGAGCAAAAAAACTTCCCTGTTCAAAGTAGTACATAAGCACTTTCTTAAATCCCAGGAAGAGCTAGACATCTGCTGGCTGGCTAGAGCTTATGTTCAACAACTGAACCAAGAAAATCACCAGCTAACCTTTTCAACCATAGACCTGAATTAAACCACAGCAGATACAACAAGCCTCCTGCATAAGTATTGACCTTTTgggggttggttttctttttctaagTTTTGATAGTAAAGGGATGCCTGCATCTTAATATTCTTGCCCTTGGAATTTTTTTGAACTACAGCACATTGGTAGTAATGAGAGGGTGTGCATATGTGCACACAAAGAACCCACAGAATTTAACTGTGAACAGCATCCAGAGACTAGGTAAAACACCCACAACCGCCCTAGGTTAAAGAATCTTGCTATTTGAAAGATCACATATTACACATTAGAAGTTGCGTATTTAATGCTGAGAAATCATGTTGTTATCTTCCCCTACGCGATTCCTTTGAATTTTAAAGTGCAACAAATGATGTCATCTTGAGTTATATTGGAACATTTCATATAACCCTAGGGATAGAGGAAGAGACTTGCGGTCACTTAACCACCCACAGTTTGGGGAGGCTGCCTGAACTGGCATCAGAGCTGTAGTCTTCAACCCGGGAGTGATGTGAACCCCTCTTTCAGCCATTCTGCAGTATATCTAAAAATACCAATTGGCATGGAGATGGATAATGTTGACTGCTAAACAAACATCCCATGCTCCCAACCTATTAGATAGCTTATTAAAGAACAATTGGTTTAATGGTTATGGTTGGACCAACCTAGTAATTAGATTAAGGTGGTTATTTAACCCCCTTTTATTCTTTTTGCTTAGTTATTTAGATTATATATAAAGTGGAAACCTGTCTGGTTTGGATGTTTCGTCACCAGGAGTCATAGTCTGGAGTAGATAACTGAGCCAAGTCTGTGACCCATCTAGTGGTGGTTCCATAGAACTGCCCCTATAGTCCTTACAGAGAAGTGTGAGCCCACACTTCCTGCTGTCCGGATTGTGGGCATGACCCCAGATGGATTTCATTCTAGTTTCTCTCTATATTCAGTGGATAGAGCTGTGCCCGAGGAATATTAGTGTATTGTTTGAACTAGTGCTATTCATGATGCCAACAATGTATCATACATTTTAGCAAAAACACAACGTTTCATTTATGATCATGTAGCCAAAGCAAACATAATTAATCCGCCCTTTTCAAAAGTAGTTAAGTAAATAAGTGCAGCGTAATAAGCATGCACGGTATCCAAAAAACTTAATGTAatcaagcaaaaataaataaataaagctccaTGTGACTTCTTTGTGAAATCCTCATCTGACATCTTTGTTAAAACCAAAGCTTTTCACCCTAGCTGGAGAAGCGGAGTCATATTTTAAGAGCACACAGTAAAATATGAGAGCGCCTTACCATTTGTAGAAGTAGTATGTGGCAACCAAAATTGAAATGAGGAAAAATAGGCTTAAAATAATGGTCAGTGCCAAATATTCTTTGTTCAGGTGCTGTGTGACCAGTTCCGAATGCACACATCGGACCCCGGAGAAGCCTACATCACACCTGAAAAAACAAAGATAGTCACAGTTATAGAAAAATACACTGTGCTGGTTTGAAACCCAATGTCAGTATGGATGACTATGGATGGGGAAGCTCCAGAAAATGTTCTGCAGAGAACAATCACGCAATGGCACATGCAAGACCAGATGATCTAACagctcttttccatttctaatttagGATTGAATTGGTTTCCTCAATAAACCCCAGTGCTCTAGCATCTCTGGGAAGAGGGTAATGCCGTCATAAGACATCCAGGATCTTATCCTGCAGAGCCATGTGGAGGCAAAGCTCATAAAGAAACAATGGGCTGTTTGGCCCAAACCAGGCTCGGGAAGTCACATGCTGTATGTAGAAGTTGTCGGGCAGATTttcctctctcttgctctggATTTAAACCAGTGAGTTACTCCTCATTTACCCCAGCATAAGTGACCTACACATTGCCCCAATGATTGACCAATGACTAGTTTAAGATCTATAATAATGGGCCATCCTATGTTCACTTGCCATTATTTTGGTTTTTCCCTCTTCAGGTTCAGGCCGcaattcagcaagatatttaagcacGTGCCTAAGTTTACGCACACGCATAGTCCAATTGACTGCAGTCAGTTCATGAattcaagtcccattgaagtcaaggggattactcagatgcttaaagttaggcaagtgcttaaataccttgctgcatcAGGGCCCTAAATTGCATTTGATTTTCATGTGACAGAGTCTGAAAGCAGGTGAAAGGAGAGATCAAAGCCAGTTCATGCAACTGCGTGTAATTCATGTATGCACTCGAACTCAGTAAGAAATGCAAAATGGTATTCTACAAATTTCCTCTTACCTACAGTAATGGTCATCTAAATCCACAACGTACACGCACTGCCCGTGGAAGCAGTAGTCTTGCATTTCAGGCTTGCATTTGGTTATCGCGACTTGAGCCACCCGCGGGCTATTCTCCGTCTGAACTGGAAGTAGATTTGGTTAATGGTTCGTTAGTGTTTTTCCCTCAATCATTGTGCCTGCATTTCTTAATACTGTATCATTTGCATTTATTCTTATGAAACCTAGGCTAGGGCTGAAATCTGCAAagccaattcccattaaaataaataggGATTAGGCAGCCAAACCCTTGAGATgggctttgaaaattccaccctgatTGTTTTTTCTATTGGGAATTCTGGGCCCAAGGTACAAGGGTAGCTATATCAGTGGAAACTGTACCACAGTGAATTGTTTTCTGAGGCATAATTATTTAACACTTTCGGTTTAATAAAAGGTAGTAGGGACTCAGGGTTGGATCCTGCCAGATGCTTAGTACCTTTCGGAACTCTTCTGAGCCCCAGCATCTTGCAGGCCCTAAAATATTAActcactttgtttttaaaatgtggcttcaagtttatgggccagattttcaaaagtgctcagccccCCTCTGAGAAAAATGGGAATTGCCAGACACTGAAGACTTTTGCTAAACGGGCCCCGTTTTTAAAGAGGCAGTGTTAAAATGTCATACTTACTCAGTGCAGTTGTACAGTTTTCCATTTCATTTGGTTCACATAATGGGATCACTGTTGTACCAAAGACAGCTTGCAATAGATAAAAGCCTATGGGACAGACAAATAACAAAAATTCCTATTAATGGTGCAAAGAACTAAAAGCAGCATTGGAGGAATTTCTTCTAGTTATAGTATTTGGAGTACTTCGTTTGAGAGCGTTTCTTTCTAGAGTTTAATCACAAGCTCAACATAAGCCTACTAATATAGCCAGAGAACAGACACAGGTATGGTCCTTA
This genomic interval carries:
- the EREG gene encoding proepiregulin; translation: MDAGGCPRMRSALLCLGFYLLQAVFGTTVIPLCEPNEMENCTTALIQTENSPRVAQVAITKCKPEMQDYCFHGQCVYVVDLDDHYCRCDVGFSGVRCVHSELVTQHLNKEYLALTIILSLFFLISILVATYYFYKWYQNKKERQANNQEYKEVDVHEKNPALLPQ